One part of the Pseudomonas sp. MYb118 genome encodes these proteins:
- a CDS encoding DUF2334 domain-containing protein: MAEPMNAPALLLVLHDVAPQTWADYQPFVEAVDALGAVPMTWLVVPDFHRRNDLNAHPAFRRLLGERLARGDELALHGYFHCDESPSPTTPRDWFMRRIYTHEGEFYSLSREAALARLWAGIELFDRYQWPLHGFVAPAWLMSEGTRQALRQSPLRYTSDPQHLYHLPDFTQVQAPGLVWSARSAWRRGVSKLLSDQREQRWRQAPVIRLGVHPVDMRHGFSREYWLGTLKRLLAEGRVPLTKARWLAMQGQRCGRAA; the protein is encoded by the coding sequence ATGGCTGAGCCGATGAACGCCCCTGCCCTGTTACTGGTGTTGCACGACGTCGCGCCGCAGACCTGGGCCGATTACCAGCCCTTTGTCGAAGCCGTCGACGCCCTCGGCGCAGTGCCGATGACCTGGCTGGTGGTGCCGGACTTTCATCGCCGCAACGATCTCAACGCCCACCCGGCGTTTCGTCGCCTGCTCGGCGAGCGCCTGGCGCGGGGTGACGAACTGGCGTTGCACGGCTACTTTCATTGTGACGAAAGCCCGTCACCCACTACGCCACGAGACTGGTTCATGCGCCGGATCTACACCCACGAAGGCGAGTTTTACAGCCTGTCCCGGGAAGCTGCCCTCGCCCGTTTGTGGGCCGGCATCGAGCTGTTCGATCGCTATCAATGGCCGCTGCACGGGTTTGTCGCGCCGGCCTGGTTGATGAGCGAGGGCACGCGCCAGGCGTTGCGCCAGTCGCCCTTGCGCTACACCAGTGACCCGCAGCATTTGTATCACCTGCCGGATTTCACCCAGGTGCAGGCGCCGGGACTGGTCTGGAGTGCCCGCAGTGCCTGGCGCCGGGGGGTCTCGAAACTGCTCAGCGATCAGCGCGAGCAACGCTGGCGCCAGGCGCCGGTGATTCGCCTGGGCGTGCACCCGGTGGACATGCGTCATGGTTTCTCCCGCGAGTATTGGCTGGGTACCCTCAAGCGCCTGCTGGCCGAGGGCCGCGTGCCGCTGACCAAGGCGCGCTGGCTGGCAATGCAGGGACAGCGATGCGGTCGTGCCGCATGA
- a CDS encoding glycosyltransferase family 4 protein: protein MLIVHIADITMFYAPASGGVRTYLDAKHRRLGIKSGIRHSLLIPGSHLSETDGVYTVPAPALPFGKGYRFPVRLAPWRNVLHDLQPDLIEVGDPYLTAWAALDARRQLDVPVIGFYHSDLPLLVSNRMGHWLTNNVEAYVRKLYGNFDRVLAPSRIMADKLIGLGVRNVFVQPLGVDLHTFHPDARDPGLRAELGIDEHTHLLIFAGRGSKEKNLQVLLDCMKHLGRRYHLLLVGSSMPTAVPDNVTVIDDFCPAAQVARLMASADALVHAGDQETFGLVTLEAMACGIPVVAVAAGAFPEIISADCGVLCTPNDALSMANAVRELFAAGSVDRGRQARRHVERHYAWDTVVNSLLGHYRAVLGHQWPLVANG from the coding sequence ATGCTCATCGTGCATATCGCTGACATAACCATGTTCTACGCCCCTGCCAGCGGTGGCGTGCGCACTTATCTGGATGCCAAGCATCGTCGCCTGGGGATCAAGTCAGGCATTCGCCACAGTCTGCTGATTCCCGGTTCGCACTTGAGTGAAACCGATGGCGTCTACACCGTCCCGGCTCCCGCCCTGCCCTTTGGCAAAGGTTATCGGTTCCCTGTGCGTCTCGCGCCCTGGCGTAATGTCCTGCACGATTTGCAGCCTGACCTGATCGAAGTCGGCGACCCTTACCTCACCGCCTGGGCGGCGCTGGATGCCCGTCGCCAGCTCGATGTGCCGGTGATCGGTTTCTATCACTCCGACCTGCCGCTGCTGGTCAGCAACCGCATGGGCCACTGGCTGACCAACAACGTCGAGGCCTATGTCCGCAAGCTGTACGGCAATTTCGACCGGGTGCTCGCGCCCAGCCGGATCATGGCCGACAAACTCATTGGCCTGGGCGTGCGCAATGTGTTCGTGCAGCCCCTCGGGGTCGATCTGCATACTTTCCACCCGGACGCGCGCGACCCCGGCCTGCGCGCGGAACTGGGGATCGACGAGCACACGCACCTGCTGATTTTTGCCGGACGCGGGTCCAAGGAGAAAAACCTGCAGGTGTTGCTCGACTGCATGAAACACCTGGGAAGGCGTTATCACCTGTTGCTGGTCGGCTCGTCGATGCCAACGGCAGTGCCGGACAACGTGACCGTGATTGATGACTTTTGCCCGGCCGCGCAGGTGGCGAGGCTGATGGCCAGCGCGGACGCGCTGGTGCATGCCGGCGATCAGGAAACCTTCGGCCTGGTGACGCTCGAAGCCATGGCCTGTGGCATTCCCGTGGTGGCCGTGGCCGCCGGCGCCTTTCCGGAAATCATCAGCGCCGATTGCGGTGTGCTGTGCACACCCAACGACGCCCTGTCGATGGCGAACGCGGTCCGCGAGTTGTTCGCCGCCGGCAGCGTCGATCGGGGGCGGCAGGCGCGCCGCCATGTCGAGCGGCATTACGCCTGGGACACCGTGGTCAACAGCCTGCTGGGCCATTATCGCGCCGTGCTCGGCCATCAATGGCCGCTGGTCGCCAATGGCTGA